The genomic segment TCGAGCGGGTGCGCGGCGGTGAGCTCTTCGACCTCGTGCTCTGCGACCTGATGATGCCGCGCCTGGGCGGGCCCGAGTTCCACGCGGAGCTCGCCCGGGTCGCGCCCTCGCTCGCGAGCACGATGGTGATCCTGACGGGGGGCGCGTTCACGGACGCGGCCCGCGAGTTCCTCGCCGAGCGCGAGAACCCCTGCATCGAGAAGCCCTTCGACGTGCGCGGCCTCCGCCGCACCATCGACACCCAGCTCCGTCGCTCGTAGGTAGGGCGCGCCTACCGTCGCCGTACGACGCGGCAGGCGCGGGCCTCGCCGAGCTCGCACGCGCGCTCGAAGAGGCCGCGGGCGCGCGCGCGGTCGCGCTCCACGCCGAGGCCGCTCGCGAAGGCGGCGGCGAGGTTGAAGCAGCCCAGGGAGTGACCCGCGTCGCAGGCGCGCGTAAAGAGAGCGCTCGCCCGATCGTGGTCGCGCTCGACCCCGCGCGCGGTGCCGTAGAGGCTGCCCAGGCCGACGCAGCCGCCCGCGTCTCCCGCCTCGCACGCGCGCTCGTAGAGGGACCGCGCCCGCGCGTAGTCGCGCTCCACCCCGCGGCCCTCTTCGTACAGCTCCCCGAGCGAGCGGCAGCCGGCGAAGCGCGCGTCGACGCAGCCGCGCTCGAGCAGCTCTCGGGCGCGCGCGAGATCGGCCTCCACGCCGCGCCCCTCCGCGTACAAGACGCCGAGGTTGACGCACGCCTCGACGTGGTCCGCCTCGCAGGCCTCGGTGTAGATCGAGACGGCGCGCGCGAGGTCGGCCTCGACCCCGATCCCCTCCTCGTAGAGCACGCCCCAGCGCGCGCACGCCGCGCCCACGCCCGCGCCGCACGCCTGCTCGAAGAGCGTGGCGGCCCGAACCGGGTCGGCGCCCTCCCCACGCTCGAGCCCGAGCGCGAGGTTGTGACACGCGCGCGCGTCGCCCCCGTCGCAGCCGCGCTCGAAGAGCGGCGCCGCCGCCGCCTCGTCCGCCTCGCCCCCGACCCCGTGCCGGTGCATCAGGCCGAGGTTGTTGCACGCGGCGAAGATCCCTCCGTCGCACGCGGCGGCGAAGAGCGCGCGCGCCCGCCCGTGATCGGGCTCCGCGGCGCGAGGCCCGCCGAGCAAGACCGCGAGGTCGTAGCAAGCGAGCGCGTCGTTCGCCTCGCAGCCACGCTCGAAGAGGCTCCGCGCGCGGGCCGGGTTGCGCGTGGTCCCGTCGCCGTTGTGGTAGCGGGAGCCGGCCGCCGTGCATCCGCGCCCC from the Sandaracinaceae bacterium genome contains:
- a CDS encoding tetratricopeptide repeat protein — translated: MRGWEPGALTLVSLALVVGCGGAEGAGQPASSPATACEGGDAAACLSLGRAFETGDGVEVDVAQAIVLYERACEGGEGRGCTAAGSRYHNGDGTTRNPARARSLFERGCEANDALACYDLAVLLGGPRAAEPDHGRARALFAAACDGGIFAACNNLGLMHRHGVGGEADEAAAAPLFERGCDGGDARACHNLALGLERGEGADPVRAATLFEQACGAGVGAACARWGVLYEEGIGVEADLARAVSIYTEACEADHVEACVNLGVLYAEGRGVEADLARARELLERGCVDARFAGCRSLGELYEEGRGVERDYARARSLYERACEAGDAGGCVGLGSLYGTARGVERDHDRASALFTRACDAGHSLGCFNLAAAFASGLGVERDRARARGLFERACELGEARACRVVRRR